A DNA window from Arachis duranensis cultivar V14167 chromosome 3, aradu.V14167.gnm2.J7QH, whole genome shotgun sequence contains the following coding sequences:
- the LOC107480398 gene encoding L-ascorbate oxidase, giving the protein MPTLLVIWCILVGVLGNLQKGEGRIRHYRWDVKYEYKSPDCFKKLVITINGRSPGPTIQAEEGDTVVVEVNNSLVTENLAIHWHGIRQIGSPWFDGTEGVTQCPVLPGDTFKYQFVVDQAGTYLYHAHYGMQREAGLYGLIRVSPRQPEPFAYDYDRSIILDDWFHKSTYEQAAGLSSIPFQWVGEPQSLLINGKGRFNCSLSSPVTGICNATNPECAPYSQTVVPGKTYRLRIGSLTTLSALSFQIQGHKMRVVEADGHYVEPFEVENLFIYSGETYSVLVKADQDPKRNYWITSNVVSRNRTTPPGLAIFNYYPNHPMRSPPTPPPTPPAWDDVKPRLAQSLAIKARQGFIQKPPTTSDRVIVLLNTQNTINGYRKWSVNNVSFSLPQTPYLVALKDNLKDAFDQTPPPEGYDSVNYDIFSVQNNTNATSSNGIYRLEFNSTVDVILQNANTMNKNNSETHPWHLHGHDFWVLGYGNGKFDKDKDPKKYNLENPILKNTVPVHPYGWTALRFKANNPGVWLFHCHIDSHFYMGMGVVFEEGIHRLAEKLPSSIMGCGETKTFRP; this is encoded by the exons ATGCCAACTTTATTGGTTATATGGTGTATATTGGTTGGTGTTCTGGGGAATTTGCAGAAAGGTGAGGGTCGAATTAGACATTACAGATGGGATGTGAAGTACGAGTATAAGTCCCCTGATTGCTTCAAGAAGCTGGTGATCACCATTAATGGGAGATCTCCAGGACCCACCATCCAGGCAGAGGAGGGTGACACTGTGGTTGTTGAAGTTAACAACTCTCTCGTCACTGAAAACCTTGCCATCCATTGGCATGGGATTAGACAG ATTGGAAGTCCTTGGTTTGACGGAACAGAAGGTGTAACTCAATGTCCAGTACTTCCCGGAGACACATTCAAGTATCAGTTTGTTGTGGACCAG GCTGGAACATATCTATACCATGCTCACTATGGAATGCAAAGGGAAGCAGGGCTATATGGACTAATTAGGGTGTCACCACGTCAGCCAGAACCATTTGCATATGACTATGATCGAAGTATCATTTTGGATGATTGGTTCCACAAGAGCACATATGAACAAGCAGCTGGATTGTCTTCAATTCCTTTCCAATGGGTCGGGGAACCTCAG TCACTGTTGATAAATGGAAAAGGAAGGTTCAACTGCTCTTTATCATCTCCAGTAACTGGAATTTGTAACGCAACAAATCCAGAATGCGCTCCCTATTCACAAACGGTGGTCCCTGGAAAAACATACAGACTCAGAATTGGCAGCTTGACCACTCTTTCAGCCCTCTCTTTCCAAATTCAG GGCCATAAGATGAGAGTGGTGGAAGCAGATGGACACTATGTTGAGCCATTTGAGGTAGAGAATTTGTTCATATACTCTGGTGAGACCTACTCGGTTCTGGTTAAAGCAGATCAAGACCCTAAAAGAAACTATTGGATCACCTCTAACGTTGTAAGCAGAAACAGAACCACACCACCTGGTTTAGCCATTTTCAACTACTATCCTAACCACCCTATGCGCTCTCCTCCAACCCCACCACCAACACCCCCTGCTTGGGACGACGTTAAGCCCAGGCTGGCCCAGAGCCTCGCCATCAAAGCCCGCCAAGGCTTCATTCAAAAGCCTCCAACAACCTCTGACAGAGTCATAGTACTCCTCAACACCCAGAACACCATAAATGGTTATCGCAAATGGTCCGTTAACAATGTTTCTTTCAGCCTCCCTCAGACCCCTTACCTTGTTGCACTCAAAGATAATCTAAAAGACGCATTTGATCAAACACCTCCTCCTGAAGGCTATGATTCTGTTAACTATGACATTTTCAGTGTCCAAAACAACACCAATGCTACTTCCAGCAATGGTATTTACAGGCTGGAGTTCAACTCAACGGTGGATGTTATACTTCAGAACGCAAATACCATGAACAAGAACAATAGCGAGACACACCCGTGGCATCTTCATGGACATGATTTTTGGGTTCTTGGGTATGGAAATGGAAAGTTTGACAAGGACAAGGACCCTAAGAAGTACAACTTGGAGAACCCCATATTAAAGAACACTGTTCCGGTGCATCCCTATGGTTGGACTGCACTGAGATTCAAAGCCAATAATCCTGGAGTGTGGCTATTCCATTGCCACATAGACTCACACTTCTACATGGGTATGGGAGTCGTCTTTGAAGAAGGAATCCATAGACTTGCTGAGAAGCTTCCTTCTTCTATTATGGGTTGCGGTGAAACCAAAACTTTTAGACcttaa